A single region of the Lates calcarifer isolate ASB-BC8 linkage group LG3, TLL_Latcal_v3, whole genome shotgun sequence genome encodes:
- the LOC108897856 gene encoding LOW QUALITY PROTEIN: ras-related protein Rab-5A (The sequence of the model RefSeq protein was modified relative to this genomic sequence to represent the inferred CDS: deleted 2 bases in 2 codons): MANRGGATRPNGPNAGNKICQFKLVLLGESAVGKSSLVLRFVKGQFHEFQESTIGAAFLTQTVCLDDTTVKFEIWDTAGQERYHSLAPMYYRGAQAAIVVYDITNEESFARAKNWVKELQRQASPNIVIALSGNKADLANKRAVDFQNIQSYADDNSLLFMETSAKTSMNVNEIFMAIAKRLPKSEPQAAGANSGRNRGVDLTEAAQPAKAPCCSN, translated from the exons ATGGCCAATCGGGGAGGAGCTACGAGACCCAATGGACCCAATGCAGGGAACAAGATCTGTCAGTTTAAGCTGGTGCTGCTGGGGGAGTCAGCTGTTGGGAAGTCCAGCTTAGTGCTTCGCTTTGTCAAGGGCCAGTTCCATGAATTCCAGGAGAGTACAATAGGAG CGGCCTTTCTCACCCAGACAGTGTGTCTAGATGACACAACAGTGAAGTTTGAAATCTGGGACACTGCAGGCCAGGAGCGTTACCACAGTTTGGCACCCATGTATTACAGAGGAGCACAGGCTGCCATTGTGGTCTACGACATCACAAACGAG GAGTCCTTCGCACGGGCAAAGAACTGGgtgaaggagctgcagagacaagCAAGTCCTAATATAGTCATCGCTCTGTCAGGCAACAAAGCTGACCTAGCCAACAAGAGAGCTGTCGACTTCCAG AACATACAA TCCTACGCAGATGACAACAGCTTACTTTTCATGGAGACGTCAGCTAAGACATCTATGAATGTGAATGAGATATTTATGGCTATTG CAAAGAGATTGCCAAAAAGTGAGCCACAGGCT GCGGGAGCCAACAGCGGGCGGAACCGGGGAGTGGACCTGACAGAAGCTGCC CAGCCAGCCAAGGCTCCGTGCTGCAGTAACTAA
- the LOC108897826 gene encoding LOW QUALITY PROTEIN: shugoshin 1-like (The sequence of the model RefSeq protein was modified relative to this genomic sequence to represent the inferred CDS: deleted 1 base in 1 codon), which yields MVKERAQKKSFQQSLEDIKEKMKEKRNKRLASASAPSRGRSRMVNKSSGANSTHTILKGVQLNNKALAVALQGEKEKVRQANAVILQLKREQQALFLHLLLLKRKLKEQEVLAASASETNPAANIPVEPQHHVNSTRRKRTSQNLDAPIMCNPSPICAEPQPCDKNGQPECDKQVVLPSTVGVRRRQADRRSRRRSERVQEQWSDRNTGLGALTASPMDGNNGNTNQPQQGPEPEMAAPIDTEEFHHSTPEPVPPKKNNQQQPNRKQAQQQQPRTKPELAARKPERGRKPERAQLKKPWENPKPRARSKSRDRSATRSKTAPLTQGNKLNTSLGFNDTFDFDCEEAIHVTPFKAKAEDTAISEEATQRGQTQTEALPVASKQSESSSSSPSSESEDSLYVPQKTRRRQTSPDKTKMITTRRGRLSKVVRQKENVPPKQEISVFRDEESSPKAVECEKEQVSLHHSPDSSFSNSPNPAGMGQENHQEPHREVMEDGCLPPVSPLVEAEMMRIDNVLSNFGDSFCDAQPLLPHQTPQRIKTCKKPYRKFSSEARSSTPVPTRKRRCTMVVDYKEPSLNAKLRRGDKFTDLQFLRSPIFKQKSDRKSVRKSRSSMNGQKPFEKYNESFVGCR from the exons ATGGTGAAAGAACGAGCCCAGAAGAAGTCCTTCCAGCAGAGTCTGGAGGACATtaaggagaagatgaaggagaagaggaaCAAACGGCTGGCTAGTGCCTCAGCTCCCAGCAGAGGACGGTCCAGGATGGTAAACAAAAGCAGCG GGGCTAActccacacacaccatcctgaAGGGTGTGCAGCTGAACAACAAGGCGCTAGCTGTAGCCCTgcaaggagagaaggaaaaagtgAGGCAAGCTAATGCAGTGATCCTGCAGCTGAAAAGAGAACAGCAGGCTCTGTTCCTCCACCTGCTTTTGCTCAAGAGGAAGCTCAAGGAGCAGGAAGTTCTGGCAGCGAGTGCTTCAGAG ACTAATCCTGCAGCAAATATTCCTGTTGAACCTCAGCACCATGTGAATTCGACAAG GAGAAAGCGGACCAGCCAGAACCTTGATGCACCCATCATGTGCAACCCCTCACCAATTTGTGCAG AGCCTCAGCCCTGTGACAAGAATGGACAACCTGAATGTGACAAGCAGGTTGTCTTGCCATCAACAGTGGGTGTACGGCGTCGACAAGCAGAtagaaggagcaggaggaggtctGAGCGTGTGCAGGAACAGTGGTCAGACCGCAACACAGGCTTAGGGGCTTTAACAGCTAGTCCTATGGACGGTAACAATGGAAATACAAATCAGCCACAGCAAGGACCAGAACCAGAAATGGCAGCTCCCATTGACACTGAGGAGTTTCATCACTCTACCCCTGAACCTGTCccacctaaaaaaaacaaccagcagcagcctaATAGGAAACaagcccagcagcagcagccccgCACCAAACCAGAACTGGCTGCAAGGAAACCAGAGAGAGGCCGCAAACCAGAGCGTGCCCAGTTAAAGAAACCATGGGAGAATCCCAAACCTAGGGCCCGCTCCAAGAGTCGGGACCGTTCAGCCACACGTTCCAAAACCGCTCCTCTTACACAGGGCAATAAGCTCAACACCTCGCTTGGATTCAATGACACCTTTGATTTTGACTGTGAAGAGGCGATTCACGTCACACCCTTCAAGGCAAAGGCAGAAGACACGGCCATCAGCGAAGAGGCTACACAAAGAGGACAGACCCAAACGGAAGCATTGCCTGTCGCTTCTAAACAGAGTGAGTCCAGctcatcatcaccatcctct GAATCAGAGGACAGTCTGTATGTCCCTCAGAAAACCAGGAGGAGACAGACTTCACCGGACAAGACCAAGATGATCACCACTCGCAGAGGCCGGCTCTCTAAAGttgtcagacagaaagaaaacgtCCCTCCAAAACAGGAAATATCAG TCTTTAGAGATGAAGAGTCAAGTCCCAAGGCTGTAGAGTGTGAAAAGGAGCAAGTTAGTCTCCATCACTCCCCTGACTCTAGCTTCTCTAACAGCCCTAACCCTGCAGGGATGGGACAGGAAAATCACCAAG AGCCTCACAGGGAGGTTATGGAGGATGGTTGTTTGCCGCCTGTCAGCCCTCTGGTTGAAGCTGAGATGATGAGAATAGACAACGTCctgtctaattttggagattCCTTTTGTGACGCCCAACCTCTTTTACCTCACCAAACACCTCAGCGGATCAAGACATGCAAGAAAC CCTATCGCAAGTTCTCCTCCGAGGCCCGGAGCTCCACTCCCGTTCCCACTCGCAAGCGGCGCTGCACCATGGTGGTGGACTATAAGGAGCCCTCGCTAAACGC GAAACTTAGGCGTGGAGACAAGTTCACGGACTTGCAGTTCCTCCGTTCTCCTATTTTCAAGCAGAAGTCTGACAGGAAATCTGTGCGAAAATCAAGGAGTTCGATGAACGGCCAGAAGCCATTTGAGAAATACAATGAGTCGTTTGTTGGATGTCGCTGA
- the LOC108897825 gene encoding LOW QUALITY PROTEIN: histone acetyltransferase KAT2B-like (The sequence of the model RefSeq protein was modified relative to this genomic sequence to represent the inferred CDS: deleted 1 base in 1 codon) encodes MADSAGIQQGSPAIGAAGLVPAAPGAGGTEGSGAAGGSARIAVKKAQLRSSPRPKKLEKLGVYSSCKAEGACKCNGWKSQNPPPTPPRTDQQSNAVNLQEPCRSCSHTLGDHVTHLENVSEEEMNRLLGIVLDVEYLYTCVHKEEDADTKQVYFSLFKLLRKSILQMGKPMLEAQESPPFEKPSIEQGVNNFVQYKFSHLPSKERQTIMELAKMFLNQINYWQLETPSQRRQRVPNDDAAGYKANYTRWLCYCNVPQFCDSLPRYETTQIFGRTLLRSVFTVMRKQLLEQARQEKDKLPPEKRTLILTHFPKFLSMLEEEVYSHSSPIWSQDFLAGASGGQIPIHTVISAPPVARPLYYSTSPVSVDPSTRGSVSPARKTSSALEPNPVGEKRKPSEPLTHEENKRPRVVGDIPMDLINEVMATITDPAAIPETSLLSAHSARDEAARLEERRGVIEFHVIGNSLNQKPNKRILMWLVGLQNVFSHQLPRMPKEYITRLVFDPKHKTLSLIKDGRVIGGICFRMFPSQGFTEIVFCAVTSNEQVKGYGTHLMNHLKEYHIKHEILNFLTYADEYAIGYFKKQGFSKDIKVPKAKYVGYIKDYEGATLMGCELNPSIPYTEFSVIIKKQKEIIKKLIERKQAQIRKVYPGLSCFKEGVRQIPIESIPGIRETGWKPVGKGKELKDPDQLYSTLKTILQHVKSHQNAWPFMEPVKKTEAPGYYQVIRFPMDLKTMSERLKSRYYTTRKLFMADMQRIFTNCREYNPPESEYYKCANLLEKFFYTKIKEAGLIEK; translated from the exons ATGGCCGACAGTGCTGGCATTCAGCAAGGTTCGCCGGCCATTGGAGCCGCAGGCTTGGTTCCGGCCGCTCCTGGAGCCGGGGGGACGGAGGGCTCTGGCGCCGCTGGAGGATCCGCACGTATCGCCGTGAAGAAGGCGCAACTCCGCTCCTCACCTCGGCCGAAGAAACTGGAAAAACTCGGGGTGTATTCGTCCTGCAAA GCTGAAGGAGCCTGTAAGTGTAATGGCTGGAAAAGTCAGAACCCCCCTCCTACACCCCCCCGAACTGACCAGCAGTCCAACGCAGTCAACCTGCAGGAGCCCTGCCGGAGCTGCTCTCACACTTTGG GTGATCACGTGACCCATCTAGAAAACGtctcagaggaggaaatgaacaGACTTCTGGGAATCGTCCTGGACGTGGAGTATCTCTACACCTGCGTTCACAAAGAGGAGGATGCTGACACTAAGCAAGTCTACTTTTCCCTCTTCAAA CTGCTGAGGAAATCCATTCTACAGATGGGTAAACCAATGTTAGAAGCACAGGAGAGCCCCCCATTTGAAAAACCCAGCATTGAGCAG GGGGTGAACAATTTTGTCCAGTACAAATTCAGCCACCTGCCATCTAAGGAACGTCAAACAATCATGGAGCTTGCTAAGATGTTTCTCAACCAGATCAACTACTGGCAGCTGGAGACACCCTCCCAGAGACGCCAGAGGGTGCCCAATGACGATGCTGCTGGATACAAAGCCAACTACACCAG ATGGCTCTGCTACTGCAACGTGCCTCAGTTCTGCGACAGTCTACCCCGGTACGAGACAACTCAGATCTTTGGCCGGACGCTGTTGCGTTCGGTGTTCACTGTGATGAGGAAACAACTGCTGGAGCAGGCCAGGCAGGAGAAGGACAAGCTGCCGCCTGAGAAACGCACACTCATTCTCACACACTTTCCCAA GTTCTTGTCtatgctggaggaggaggtgtacaGCCACAGCTCTCCAATCTGGAGCCAAGACTTCTTGGCAGGAGCTTCGGGAGGGCAGATCCCTAttcacacag TTATCAGTGCGCCCCCTGTGGCCAGGCCGTTGTACTACAGCACCAGTCCTGTGTCAGTGGATCCATCCACCCGTGGCAGTGTCAGTCCTGCCAGGAAAACATCATCTGCCTTGGAGCCAAACCCAG TTGGAGAGAAGCGTAAACCTTCAGAGCCTCTAACCCACGAGGAAAACAAGAGACCCAGGGTGGTGGGCGACATCCCTATGGACCTCATAAATGAAGTCATGGCAACCATCACTGACCCCGCTGCCATTCCTGAG ACCAGTCTGCTGTCGGCCCACTCTGCACGTGACGAAGCTGCCCGTCTAGAGGAGCGCAGGGGGGTGATCGAATTCCACGTCATCGGCAACTCCCTGAACCAGAAGCCCAATAAGAGGATCTTGATGTGGCTCGTCGGCCTCCAGAACGTGTTCTCCCACCAGCTTCCCCGGATGCCCAAGGAGTACATCACACGGCTGGTCTTTGATCC GAAGCACAAGACACTGTCGCTGATCAAGGACGGCCGTGTGATC GGGGGGATCTGCTTCCGGATGTTTCCGTCGCAGGGCTTTACAGAAATTGTCTTCTGCGCAGTTACCTCCAACGAACAGGTCAAG GGTTATGGGACCCATTTGATGAACCACCTGAAGGAATATCACATTAAGCACGAAATCCTCAACTTCCTCACTTACGCTGATGAGTACGCTATTGGCTACTTCAAGAAACAG ggtttctcaaaggacatcaaagttCCCAAGGCCAAGTATGTGGGCTACATCAAGGACTACGAGGGAGCCACGCTCATGGGCTGCGAGCTCAACCCCAGCATCCCCTACACAGAGTTCTCTGTTATCATCAAGAAGCAGAAGgag atcATTAAGAAGCTGATAGAGAGGAAGCAGGCTCAGATCAGAAAAGTCTATCCAGGACTTTCCTGTTTTAAGGAAGGAGTTCGGCAGATTCCTATAGAAAGTATCCCCGGCATAC GAGAAACTGGCTGGAAACCTGTAGGCAAAGG GAAAGAACTGAAGGACCCTGATCAACTGTACAGCACTCTGAAGACAATCCTTCAACATGTGAAG AGTCACCAGAACGCCTGGCCTTTCATGGAGCCTGTGAAGAAAACAGAGGCACCTGGGTACTACCAAGTGATTCGCTTCCCCATGG ACCTCAAGACAATGAGCGAGCGTCTGAAGAGCAGGTACTACACAACACGCAAGCTGTTCATGGCCGACATGCAGCGTATCTTCACCAACTGCCGTGAATACAACCCCCCAGAGAGTGAGTACTACAAGTGTGCCAACTTACTGGAGAAGTTCTTCTACACCAAGATCAAAGAAGCGGGCCTAATCGAGAAGtag